The following proteins come from a genomic window of Larimichthys crocea isolate SSNF chromosome III, L_crocea_2.0, whole genome shotgun sequence:
- the fas gene encoding tumor necrosis factor receptor superfamily member 26 isoform X2: MAADPHKFPAWFITFISVCICVTVASAQCTDGTYEHDGRACCLCAAGTHLTEHCIKSQSYGKCKPCGPETYKSHPDTQTSCEPCTRCSHPNENLEEAESCTPARDRKCQCKVDHYCASDICRPCHPCTKCGEEGIKVRCTGKNDTVCNEKTEGGSSLGLIVAIIVAIVILALVGVVVCIWKKKKKQGVTLQQGNGNQNDVQLQLIEDVDLEPHLPSIAKVIGWKDMKDVARRSKMATAIEACEMNHPNDVEEQTYNLLKKWVESQGKGASKNLVRILIENDKRGKAEEVNETLAGTRNLPV; the protein is encoded by the exons ATGGCTGCGGATCCACACAAGTTTCCTGCGTGGTTTATCACTTTTATTAGTGTCTGCATCTGTGTGACAGT CGCCTCAGCTCAATGCACAGATGGGACATATGAGCATGATGGGCGggcctgctgtctgtgtgctgccG GTACCCACCTGACCGAGCACTGCATTAAAAGTCAAAGTTATGGAAAATGCAAGCCTTGTGGCCCTGAGACGTATAAAAGTCACCCGGATACACAGACGTCCTGCGAACCCTGCACACGCTGCTCACACCCCAATG AAAATCTAGAGGAGGCTGAATCCTGTACCCCTGCCAGGGACAGGAAGTGTCAATGTAAAGTGGATCACTACTGCGCCAGTGACATCTGCAGACCCTGCCACCCGTGTACTAA GTGTGGTGAAGAGGGCATCAAAGTACGCTGCACAGGAAAGAATGACACAGTCTGCAATGAAAAAACAGAAG ggggatcttcATTAGGGCTAATAGTTGCCATAATTGTTGCCATTGTCATCCTCGCTCTAGTAGGAGTTGTTGTGTGTATCTGGAAAAAGA AGAAGAAGCAAGGGGTGACACTCCAGCAGGGAAATGGAAATCAAAATGATGTG caGTTGCAGCTTATTGAAG atGTGGACCTCGAGCCTCACCTGCCTTCCATCGCAAAAGTGATCGGATGGAAGGACATGAAGGATGTAGCGAGACGTAGCAAAATGGCGACTGCTATTGAAGCTTGTGAAATGAACCACCCTAATGATGTTGAGGAGCAGACATATAACCTACTAAAGAAATGGGTGGAGAGTCAGGGCAAGGGTGCCTCAAAGAATTTGGTGAGAATCCTGATAGAGAATGACAAAAGGGGCAAAGCTGAGGAAGTGAATGAAACATTGGCAGGTACACGAAATCTTCCTGTTTGA
- the fas gene encoding tumor necrosis factor receptor superfamily member 26 isoform X3, protein MAADPHKFPAWFITFISVCICVTVSASAQCTDGTYEHDGRACCLCAAGTHLTEHCIKSQSYGKCKPCGPETYKSHPDTQTSCEPCTRCSHPNENLEEAESCTPARDRKCQCKVDHYCASDICRPCHPCTKCGEEGIKVRCTGKNDTVCNEKTEGGSSLGLIVAIIVAIVILALVGVVVCIWKKKKKQGVTLQQGNGNQNDVLQLIEDVDLEPHLPSIAKVIGWKDMKDVARRSKMATAIEACEMNHPNDVEEQTYNLLKKWVESQGKGASKNLVRILIENDKRGKAEEVNETLAGTRNLPV, encoded by the exons ATGGCTGCGGATCCACACAAGTTTCCTGCGTGGTTTATCACTTTTATTAGTGTCTGCATCTGTGTGACAGT CAGCGCCTCAGCTCAATGCACAGATGGGACATATGAGCATGATGGGCGggcctgctgtctgtgtgctgccG GTACCCACCTGACCGAGCACTGCATTAAAAGTCAAAGTTATGGAAAATGCAAGCCTTGTGGCCCTGAGACGTATAAAAGTCACCCGGATACACAGACGTCCTGCGAACCCTGCACACGCTGCTCACACCCCAATG AAAATCTAGAGGAGGCTGAATCCTGTACCCCTGCCAGGGACAGGAAGTGTCAATGTAAAGTGGATCACTACTGCGCCAGTGACATCTGCAGACCCTGCCACCCGTGTACTAA GTGTGGTGAAGAGGGCATCAAAGTACGCTGCACAGGAAAGAATGACACAGTCTGCAATGAAAAAACAGAAG ggggatcttcATTAGGGCTAATAGTTGCCATAATTGTTGCCATTGTCATCCTCGCTCTAGTAGGAGTTGTTGTGTGTATCTGGAAAAAGA AGAAGAAGCAAGGGGTGACACTCCAGCAGGGAAATGGAAATCAAAATGATGTG TTGCAGCTTATTGAAG atGTGGACCTCGAGCCTCACCTGCCTTCCATCGCAAAAGTGATCGGATGGAAGGACATGAAGGATGTAGCGAGACGTAGCAAAATGGCGACTGCTATTGAAGCTTGTGAAATGAACCACCCTAATGATGTTGAGGAGCAGACATATAACCTACTAAAGAAATGGGTGGAGAGTCAGGGCAAGGGTGCCTCAAAGAATTTGGTGAGAATCCTGATAGAGAATGACAAAAGGGGCAAAGCTGAGGAAGTGAATGAAACATTGGCAGGTACACGAAATCTTCCTGTTTGA
- the fas gene encoding tumor necrosis factor receptor superfamily member 26 isoform X1, which produces MAADPHKFPAWFITFISVCICVTVSASAQCTDGTYEHDGRACCLCAAGTHLTEHCIKSQSYGKCKPCGPETYKSHPDTQTSCEPCTRCSHPNENLEEAESCTPARDRKCQCKVDHYCASDICRPCHPCTKCGEEGIKVRCTGKNDTVCNEKTEGGSSLGLIVAIIVAIVILALVGVVVCIWKKKKKQGVTLQQGNGNQNDVQLQLIEDVDLEPHLPSIAKVIGWKDMKDVARRSKMATAIEACEMNHPNDVEEQTYNLLKKWVESQGKGASKNLVRILIENDKRGKAEEVNETLAGTRNLPV; this is translated from the exons ATGGCTGCGGATCCACACAAGTTTCCTGCGTGGTTTATCACTTTTATTAGTGTCTGCATCTGTGTGACAGT CAGCGCCTCAGCTCAATGCACAGATGGGACATATGAGCATGATGGGCGggcctgctgtctgtgtgctgccG GTACCCACCTGACCGAGCACTGCATTAAAAGTCAAAGTTATGGAAAATGCAAGCCTTGTGGCCCTGAGACGTATAAAAGTCACCCGGATACACAGACGTCCTGCGAACCCTGCACACGCTGCTCACACCCCAATG AAAATCTAGAGGAGGCTGAATCCTGTACCCCTGCCAGGGACAGGAAGTGTCAATGTAAAGTGGATCACTACTGCGCCAGTGACATCTGCAGACCCTGCCACCCGTGTACTAA GTGTGGTGAAGAGGGCATCAAAGTACGCTGCACAGGAAAGAATGACACAGTCTGCAATGAAAAAACAGAAG ggggatcttcATTAGGGCTAATAGTTGCCATAATTGTTGCCATTGTCATCCTCGCTCTAGTAGGAGTTGTTGTGTGTATCTGGAAAAAGA AGAAGAAGCAAGGGGTGACACTCCAGCAGGGAAATGGAAATCAAAATGATGTG caGTTGCAGCTTATTGAAG atGTGGACCTCGAGCCTCACCTGCCTTCCATCGCAAAAGTGATCGGATGGAAGGACATGAAGGATGTAGCGAGACGTAGCAAAATGGCGACTGCTATTGAAGCTTGTGAAATGAACCACCCTAATGATGTTGAGGAGCAGACATATAACCTACTAAAGAAATGGGTGGAGAGTCAGGGCAAGGGTGCCTCAAAGAATTTGGTGAGAATCCTGATAGAGAATGACAAAAGGGGCAAAGCTGAGGAAGTGAATGAAACATTGGCAGGTACACGAAATCTTCCTGTTTGA
- the LOC109142690 gene encoding cholesterol 25-hydroxylase-like protein, whose product MAHSESTEELRLQTLWDWLRQQSLLRSPFFPVLFSLTVYLSCCLPYICLDLLYYRLTLVRRFKIQPQSKVTWAMAWKCLRKILHNHVCFIFPLSVVHWYFRPVFSPLLAPKMLTVVRDVLACLLLFDMQYFFWHLLHHKVSWLYHFFHKEHHFYTASFSLTTEHTGVWEMLSLSIFTTLNPALLDCHPLTEMLFYITNMYLSVEAHSGYEFPWSPHRLLPFGLYGGAQHHDLHHLKFKVNYAPYFTHWDRLFGTLRGEDTQRKSGKISKRS is encoded by the coding sequence ATGGCACActcagagagcacagaggagctCCGTCTGCAGACTCTTTGGGACTGGTTGAGACAACAGAGCCTCTTAAGATCTCCATTTTTCCCGGTTTTATTCTCTCTGACTGTCTACCTGAGCTGCTGCTTGCCTTACATTTGTCTGGATTTGCTCTATTACAGACTGACTCTGGTGCGACGCTTCAAGATCCAGCCTCAAAGCAAGGTAACATGGGCAATGGCTTGGAAGTGCTTGCGCAAAATTTTACACAAccatgtgtgtttcattttccCCCTGTCTGTTGTGCACTGGTACTTCAGACCggtgttttctcctctgctggCACCCAAGATGTTAACTGTTGTTAGGGATGTACTGGCTTGCCTCCTCCTATTCGACATGCAGTACTTTTTTTGGCATCTGCTTCATCACAAAGTGTCCTGGCTCTACCATTTCTTCCACAAGGAGCACCACTTCTACACAGCCTCTTTCTCACTGACAACAGAGCACACTGGTGTCTGGGAGATGCTGAGCCTCAGCATCTTTACAACACTAAACCCTGCGCTCCTGGACTGCCATCCACTCACAGAGATGCTCTTCTATATCACTAACATGTATCTGTCTGTGGAGGCTCACTCCGGCTATGAATTTCCCTGGTCTCCACACAGACTGTTACCTTTCGGTCTCTACGGAGGAGCACAGCATCACGACCTCCACCATCTGAAATTCAAAGTGAACTACGCGCCGTACTTCACACACTGGGACAGACTTTTTGGGACACTGCGAGgagaagacacacagaggaaatcagGAAAGATTTCAAAGAGGTCATGA